Proteins from one Candidatus Margulisiibacteriota bacterium genomic window:
- a CDS encoding FMN-binding protein produces MLKKLGIVLGIILLVIICLAGVFYLRAQSMASNIKHQYASIKPLDLAKVTDGVYAGSFGDFLVSVKVQVTVKRHRIAEVKIMEQKCGPGYEALDTTNRIVKAQSPKVDAVTGASGSSMAIMIAVNRALTGK; encoded by the coding sequence ATGTTAAAAAAGCTCGGGATCGTTCTGGGGATTATCCTGCTGGTGATCATCTGTTTGGCCGGGGTGTTCTATCTCCGCGCTCAGTCAATGGCCAGCAATATTAAACACCAATACGCGAGCATCAAGCCGCTCGACCTGGCCAAAGTAACCGACGGGGTCTATGCGGGGAGCTTCGGCGACTTCCTCGTCTCCGTCAAGGTCCAGGTGACGGTCAAGCGCCACCGGATCGCCGAGGTCAAGATCATGGAGCAGAAATGCGGCCCCGGCTACGAAGCGCTTGACACGACCAACCGGATCGTCAAAGCGCAATCGCCCAAGGTCGACGCCGTGACCGGCGCCTCGGGCAGCAGCATGGCGATCATGATCGCCGTCAATCGGGCGCTGACCGGTAAGTAA